A genomic region of Venturia canescens isolate UGA chromosome 7, ASM1945775v1, whole genome shotgun sequence contains the following coding sequences:
- the Rbbp5 gene encoding retinoblastoma-binding protein 5 homolog, translating into MNLELLESFGQNYPEEFDGTLDCISLAVTCTFNKRGTLLAVGCNDGRIVIWDFLTRGIAKIISAHVHPVCSLSWSRNGHKLLSASTDNNVCIWDVLLGECDQKYRFPSPILKVQFHPRNPNKFLVCPMRHAAVMVDIEGTHRVIPLDEDSDLNIVASFDRRGGYVFTGNARGRILVLDSETLSIKASYKISQGTASNTAVKSIEFARRGSCFLVNTSDRVIRVYDSTEILACGKDGEPEPIQKLQDLVNKTMWKKCCFSGDGEYVCAGSARQHALYVWEKSIGNLVKILHGTKGELLLDVVWHPVRPIIASISSGVVSIWAQNQVENWSAFAPDFKELDENVEYEERESEFDLSDEDKSLVQGEEAQDEEVEVDVAAIDRVAAFCSSDEETEDIGSLQFLPISPDVEESEENQSTSHEPPVKKHRSHNINLQGAPTDEIHPLLNKGKDKPAAKKGRPRLEHRRGK; encoded by the exons atgaatttggagtTGCTAG AGTCGTTCGGTCAAAATTACCCAGAG GAATTCGATGGAACTTTAGATTGCATATCATTAGCAGTAACATGTACATTTAATAAAAGAGGAACGCTGCTAGCCGTTGGTTGTAACGATGGTCGAATCGTGATATGGGATTTTTTAACAAGAGGTATAGCCAAAATAATCAGCGCACATGTACACCCGGTCTGTTCATTGAG TTGGTCAAGGAACGGTCACAAATTACTAAGCGCTTCGACGGATAATAATGTCTGTATATGGGATGTACTGTTGGGAGAGTGTGACCAAAAATACAGATTCCCATCGCCGATTCTTAAAGTACAATTCCATCCTAGAAATCCAAATAAATTTCTTGTATGTCCGATGAGACACGCAGCAGTAATGGTGGATATAGAAGGTACTCATCGTGTCATTCCACTCGACGAAGAT AGTGACTTAAACATTGTAGCATCATTCGATCGGCGAGGGGGCTACGTATTCACCGGAAATGCGAGGGGTCGAATATTGGTACTCGATTCTGAAACATTGTCCATAAAAGCTTCGTACAAAATTTCCCAAGGAACGGCAAGCAATACGGCTGTAAAAAGTATCGAATTTGCCCGACGCGGCTCATGCTTTCTCGTAAACACATCGGACCGTGTTATACGAGTTTATGACAGCACTGAAATATTAGCCTGCGGCAAAGACGGCGAACCTGAGCCAATACAAAAATTGCAGGATCTCGTAAACAAAACTATGTGGAAAAAATGCTGTTTCTCCGGTGATGGCGAATACGTATGCGCCGGTTCAGCCAGACAACATGCTCTTTACGTTTGGGAAAAAAGTATCGGTaatttagtgaaaatattACATGGCACGAAAGGAGAACTTCTTCTTGACGTTGTA TGGCATCCGGTGAGACCTATAATAGCTTCAATTTCATCGGGAGTTGTATCGATATGGGCTCAAAATCAGGTTGAAAATTGGTCAGCATTTGCTCCGGACTTTAAAGAGCTTGACGAGAATGTCGAAtacgaagaaagagaaagcgaATTCGATCTAAGCGACGAGGACAAATCGTTGGTACAGGGTGAGGAGGCTCAAGACGAAGAAGTTGAAGTTGATGTTGCAGCTATCGACAGGGTAGCCGCGTTTTGCAGTTCGGATGAGGAAACTGAAGACATCGGATCACTACAATTTTTGCCTATATCACCGGATGTTGAAGAGTCTGAAGAAAATCAATCTACGTCTCACGAGCCACCCGTTAAAAAACACCGTTCCCACAATATCAATTTGCAAGGAGCACCCACCGACG AAATACATCCACTTTTGAATAAAGGGAAAGATAAGCCCGCTGCTAAAAAAGGAAGACCGCGGCTGGAACATCGgagaggaaaataa
- the LOC122413778 gene encoding dynein light chain Tctex-type 5-like isoform X2 translates to MSIKSTSRLSTTHVSDSSRPSLQRSAKPGGLNVKPFAGSVASLLWPGRASAVFRTDKTGYKVPRYQNSYRLGSYNPFNCEAVENILDDVMKNLSGIKYNPAVCMKLCQDMSAEVRSRIHKKDYDRYKYIVRFTIFEKLGQAIYMATDRLCDVERDTHCSRTFESTELICVGTVYGIYFE, encoded by the exons ATGTCGATTA AATCTACTTCCAGATTATCGACAACTCACGTATCCGATAGTTCCCGTCCTTCTTTGCAAAGATCCGCAAAGCCTGGAGGTTTAAATGTGAAACCATTTGCAGGTAGTGTCGCATCCCTTTTATGGCCAGGAAGAGCCAGCGCCGTTTTTAGAACGGATAAAACTGGTTATAAA GTGCCACGATATCAAAACAGCTATCGACTTGGCTCATATAATCCCTTCAATTGTGAGGCTGTGGAAAACATTCTAGACGATGttatgaaaaatctttcagGCATTAAGTATAACCCGGCAGTTTGTATGAAACTTTGTCAAGATATGTCTGCAGAAGTTCGAAGTCGTATACATAAAAAAGATTATGATCG CTACAAATACATCGTGagatttacgatttttgaaaaactcggcCAAGCTATTTATATGGCTACCGATCGATTATGCGACGTCGAAAGAGACACGCACTGTTCGCGTACTTTTGAAAGTACGGAGCTCATTTGCGTGGGCACTGTTTATGgtatatatttcgaataa
- the LOC122413778 gene encoding dynein light chain Tctex-type 5-like isoform X1: MILMIPPSESTSRLSTTHVSDSSRPSLQRSAKPGGLNVKPFAGSVASLLWPGRASAVFRTDKTGYKVPRYQNSYRLGSYNPFNCEAVENILDDVMKNLSGIKYNPAVCMKLCQDMSAEVRSRIHKKDYDRYKYIVRFTIFEKLGQAIYMATDRLCDVERDTHCSRTFESTELICVGTVYGIYFE, from the exons ATGATCTTAATGATTCCTCCTTCAGAATCTACTTCCAGATTATCGACAACTCACGTATCCGATAGTTCCCGTCCTTCTTTGCAAAGATCCGCAAAGCCTGGAGGTTTAAATGTGAAACCATTTGCAGGTAGTGTCGCATCCCTTTTATGGCCAGGAAGAGCCAGCGCCGTTTTTAGAACGGATAAAACTGGTTATAAA GTGCCACGATATCAAAACAGCTATCGACTTGGCTCATATAATCCCTTCAATTGTGAGGCTGTGGAAAACATTCTAGACGATGttatgaaaaatctttcagGCATTAAGTATAACCCGGCAGTTTGTATGAAACTTTGTCAAGATATGTCTGCAGAAGTTCGAAGTCGTATACATAAAAAAGATTATGATCG CTACAAATACATCGTGagatttacgatttttgaaaaactcggcCAAGCTATTTATATGGCTACCGATCGATTATGCGACGTCGAAAGAGACACGCACTGTTCGCGTACTTTTGAAAGTACGGAGCTCATTTGCGTGGGCACTGTTTATGgtatatatttcgaataa
- the LOC122413772 gene encoding testis-expressed protein 10 homolog translates to MGKNNRHQKNIKSEKAKVKLKAKKGVKNLPKGLNVTDTTFKVKKIIIREQLRQHEESEILSRRKLNVKDLLTRLQHHNSNVRQEAIRELKEMLLQHSTDILSSQLRSLLQGISSLTLDREKDIRRDSLKVLNSILGPISNDQLHPFSDVLVSYLCCAMTHIDPNIKEDSLMFLDVLAQNCGSLLAKNAQKVLPNFLDMISKLKSESHPGRQLVTTLSSKNTSVKWRTNVLNRLSTILTSIISERKSQMLEHRNSNDNTILVGAEIQHAAVYNNNLLNVCSIDFDAIENITDEPNSNLEDLKGYTKVLMPLMFDSWLEVQPKQSITILACDPVISLEAASLLKSIADVVQLTIEYFELLELETDSRDHGTWLREHFLNPFEKNLLDKFPYSQMKNVPKPRKRQEDFDTFDSNDKCLEPNFSLCYAYIWILTANRINRIDHAVSRDICGRILNYVCERLKSWSGSDNAALPHLTKLLKVICLRASKVLYKSGFSLGEILGSMTEVHARGFKQELHTQVFTILTEIVLNHELEEIHNEKAIKDFVASLPSLLLKSSIHQRTIYMLNRVVLQYGNWIREELAKKQDEIIENAKQIEIIGSDDEQRSRLMICNLFYFVDEQVYY, encoded by the exons ATGGGGAAGAACAACAGAcatcagaaaaatataaagtctGAAAAGGCAAAGGTCAAGCTAAAAGCCAAaaagggagtaaaaaatttgccAAAAGGACTGAATGTAACGGACACAACAttcaaagttaaaaaaataataatcagagAACAACTGAGGCAGCATGAGGAAAGTGAAATATTGAGTCGCAGAAAGTTAAATGTCAAG GATTTACTAACAAGGCTTCAGCATCATAATTCAAATGTTCGCCAAGAAGCAATAAGAGAGTTGAAAGAAATGTTATTGCAGCATTCGACCGACATTTTGAGTTCACAGTTGCGCTCATTGCTCCAAGGGATTTCTAGTTTGACTTTGGACAGAGAGAAGGACATACGTCGGGATTCTTTAAAAGTATTGAATTCAATATTAGGCCCAATATCAAACGACCAATTGCATCCTTTTTCGGATGTTCTTGTATCATATCTTTGTTGTGCAATGACTCACATAGATCCGAACATAAAAGAGGATTCTCTCATGTTTCTTGACGTTCTCGCCCAGAACTGTGGCTCGTTGCTGGCAAAAAACGCACAAAAAGTACTGCCAAATTTTCTCGACATGATATCGAAACTCAAATCCGAATCGCATCCAGGCAGGCAACTTGTTACTACGTTAAGCTCGAAGAATACGAGTGTCAAATGGCGAACGAACGTTCTCAACAGATTATCCACAATTTTGACTTCCATTATCAGCGAAAGGAAATCACAAATGCTTGAACATAGAAATTCCAATGATAACACCATACTCGTTGGTGCTGAAATTCAACATGCCGCTGTGTACAATAATAATTTGCTGAATGTTTGCAGTATTGATTTCGATGCGATAGAGAATATTACAGACGAGCCCAATTCTAATCTCGAGGACCTCAAAGGCTACACTAAAGTCCTCATGCCACTGATGTTTGACAGTTGGCTCGAAGTCCAGCCGAAACAAAGTATAACGATTTTAGCTTGTGATCCTGTGATCTCTCTCGAAGCTGCGAGTCTTCTAAAAAGTATAGCAGATGTTGTTCAACTCACGATCGAGTACTTTGAACTGTTGGAACTCGAAACTGATTCTCGTGATCATGGCACTTGGCTGAGAGAACATTTTCTTAATccattcgagaaaaatttgttggacAAATTTCCTTAcagtcaaatgaaaaatgtgccAAAACCACGCAAGCGTCAAGAAGACTTCGATACCTTCGACTCGAATGATAAGTGCCTCGAACCAAATTTCTCTCTCTGCTACGCATATATTTGGATCTTGACCGCTAACAGAATTAACAGGATTGATCATGCGGTGAGCAGAGATATATGCGGTAGAATTTTGAATTACGTCTGTG AACGATTGAAGAGTTGGTCAGGCAGCGATAACGCAGCACTTCCACATCTGACGAAACTTCTCAAAGTGATCTGTCTTCGTGCGAGTAAAGTTTTGTACAAAAGTGGCTTTAGTTTAGGTGAAATTCTTGGTTCAATGACAGAAGTACATGCACGAGGATTCAAACAGGAATTGCATACACAGGTGTTTACGATTCTCACAGAAATCGTTCTTAATCATGAATTAGAGGAAATACACAA CGAAAAAGCGATCAAAGACTTTGTGGCTTCCCTTCCAAGTTTGCTGCTCAAAAGTAGCATACATCAGAGAACAATTTATATGCTTAACAGAGTTGTATTGCAATATGGCAATTGGATACGTGAGGAATTAGCGAAAAAACAGGACGAAATAATTG aaaatgctAAACAAATTGAGATCATTGGGAGCGACGATGAGCAACGTTCTCGTCTGATGATTTGCAATCTTTTCTATTTCGTCGATGAGCAAGTTTATTATTGA